The proteins below are encoded in one region of Betaproteobacteria bacterium:
- a CDS encoding membrane integrity-associated transporter subunit PqiC — protein MRWFITLLLCLLVSACFTSGKRGGDVAMATYDFGPAVPRLLAEPRKQALAVEVRAPLWFDSLGIDYRLLYVDAARLREYARARWAGPPAQLIQQRLMQQLDLVRAGQGQARCLLRVEITEFSQVFSSPESSKGILQGRAVLLDRSRRQLAELDLNLEQSASSQDASGGVKAMTTNVTRLAIDLQTWEQGLIESGKAAGCSG, from the coding sequence ATGCGTTGGTTCATCACGCTTCTGCTTTGCCTCCTTGTTTCTGCTTGTTTTACTTCCGGCAAACGTGGCGGTGACGTTGCCATGGCTACTTATGATTTTGGGCCGGCAGTGCCACGCCTTCTCGCTGAGCCACGCAAGCAAGCCTTGGCGGTCGAGGTTCGGGCACCACTATGGTTCGATTCACTGGGCATTGATTATCGGCTGCTGTATGTTGATGCAGCCCGTTTGCGTGAATATGCAAGAGCGCGCTGGGCTGGGCCTCCCGCCCAATTGATCCAGCAGCGCTTGATGCAGCAACTTGATCTTGTCAGGGCTGGGCAGGGACAAGCCCGTTGTCTCTTGCGTGTGGAGATCACGGAATTCAGTCAGGTTTTTTCCTCCCCGGAAAGCAGCAAGGGAATTTTGCAAGGGCGGGCAGTGCTGCTTGATCGCTCGCGTCGCCAGCTGGCCGAACTTGATCTGAACCTGGAGCAATCCGCTTCCAGTCAGGATGCGTCAGGGGGCGTCAAGGCGATGACTACCAACGTGACTCGACTGGCGATCGATCTTCAGACTTGGGAGCAAGGTTTGATCGAGAGCGGAAAAGCCGCTGGCTGTTCAGGCTAG
- a CDS encoding MCE family protein, whose protein sequence is MENKSYAFAAGLFALLLGVAALLALYWLSGGKDESHEYIVVTKQNIGGLNPQAQVRYRGIRVGKVSDIRLDPEDYSNILVTISVNGDVPLTKGTVAKLNYQGVTGLAHILLLETGKDMEPLKPNDDQPPRITMIPSLLEELGETGMATLKQARQMMVSANAMLNDENRAHLAATLVNLEAASVSMKPALENLNVTLGQVKKLLDDRNIKQLSKAAGEVGPLLSDTRILIGKMQVATDKLDVAIGDASAGGTSALMPRLNELATDFSMTSRQLSRVLRILEESPQGLVFGAPAQSPGPGETGFNPAKEK, encoded by the coding sequence ATGGAAAACAAGTCATATGCCTTCGCTGCTGGTCTGTTCGCGCTTCTGCTTGGCGTTGCTGCGCTTTTGGCCCTGTACTGGCTGAGCGGCGGCAAGGACGAGTCACATGAATATATTGTCGTAACCAAACAGAACATAGGTGGACTTAATCCGCAGGCGCAAGTTCGTTACCGGGGAATACGAGTTGGCAAGGTCAGCGATATCCGTCTTGATCCTGAGGATTACAGCAATATTCTGGTGACTATTTCGGTCAATGGCGATGTGCCGCTGACCAAGGGGACTGTCGCCAAACTGAACTATCAGGGGGTCACGGGGCTGGCGCATATCCTCTTGCTGGAAACCGGCAAGGATATGGAGCCTTTGAAACCGAATGATGATCAGCCGCCGCGTATCACGATGATCCCTTCGTTGCTCGAGGAACTCGGTGAGACCGGAATGGCAACGCTGAAGCAGGCGCGCCAGATGATGGTGAGCGCCAATGCCATGCTCAATGACGAGAATCGTGCTCACCTCGCGGCGACGCTGGTAAATCTGGAAGCTGCGTCGGTCAGCATGAAGCCAGCGCTTGAGAATCTGAATGTGACCTTGGGTCAAGTCAAAAAGCTCCTTGACGATCGCAATATCAAGCAGTTGTCGAAAGCTGCAGGTGAAGTCGGGCCATTGCTATCCGATACGCGTATCCTGATCGGCAAAATGCAGGTGGCGACAGACAAGCTGGATGTGGCCATTGGTGATGCTTCGGCCGGCGGAACGTCAGCGCTGATGCCGCGTCTGAACGAGCTGGCGACAGATTTTTCTATGACTTCTCGTCAGTTGAGCCGCGTACTTCGCATTTTGGAAGAGTCGCCACAAGGCCTTGTTTTTGGCGCCCCAGCTCAATCGCCGGGGCCTGGTGAAACCGGGTTCAATCCCGCCAAGGAGAAATGA
- a CDS encoding ATP-binding cassette domain-containing protein has translation MKQAPVIELSDICTTFRGQVVHRDLSLRVEEGQIVGLLGGSGSGKTTLLREILGLLTPDSGIVRLFGVDLNDPDVEVQRDLRRRLGMLFQQGALFSALSVFDNIAFPLRELHCLDTDWIRRLVHLKLAMVGLEPVHGKLMPAELSGGMVKRVALARALALEPELLLLDEPTAGLDPDRSQNFVELVGDLQRELGLTVIMVTHDLNTLAGLASHVAVLADQHIIAFGPKAEVMTVDHPFVTGFFGADRRKLL, from the coding sequence ATGAAGCAGGCACCTGTCATTGAACTGAGCGACATCTGTACTACTTTTCGCGGGCAGGTAGTTCATCGCGACCTCTCGTTACGGGTAGAAGAAGGTCAGATCGTTGGCTTGCTCGGCGGGTCGGGCAGCGGCAAGACCACGCTGCTGCGGGAAATACTGGGTCTCCTGACACCTGATTCAGGTATCGTGCGGCTCTTTGGTGTCGATCTCAACGATCCGGATGTCGAGGTGCAGCGTGACCTGCGCCGGCGTCTTGGCATGTTGTTTCAACAGGGAGCGCTGTTTTCCGCATTATCCGTTTTCGACAACATTGCTTTCCCCTTGCGCGAACTGCATTGCCTCGATACGGACTGGATTCGCCGCCTGGTGCACCTCAAGCTGGCGATGGTCGGGCTGGAACCAGTGCATGGAAAACTGATGCCGGCTGAACTGTCGGGGGGAATGGTCAAACGTGTTGCTTTGGCGCGTGCGCTGGCGTTGGAGCCGGAGCTCTTGTTGCTCGATGAGCCGACTGCAGGCCTTGATCCTGATCGGAGCCAGAATTTTGTCGAGCTTGTCGGTGACCTGCAACGCGAGCTTGGATTGACGGTAATCATGGTGACCCACGACCTTAATACGCTTGCAGGTCTGGCTAGCCACGTGGCGGTGCTGGCGGATCAGCACATCATCGCCTTTGGCCCGAAGGCCGAGGTCATGACTGTCGATCACCCTTTTGTAACCGGCTTTTTTGGCGCAGATCGCCGGAAACTGCTTTAA
- a CDS encoding ABC transporter permease translates to MLPQMPALQLELAAHSETSSHWDLSAVTRLDSAAAVLLWRTWGLAWPASLAVSDLHRQSLSRVAELPRELPEHVRPRVVFPEMVGALLLKAMTNLKGMVVLFGQLLLDTAYLCRHPMDIPWKEFTANVYKAGAQALAVTALVGFLIGVTISYLSALQLKSFGADLFIVNILGISIVRELGPVLVAVLVAGRSGSAMTAQIGVMRVTEEIDALSTMGVSRSIRVVLPKIFGLTVAMPLLVLWTSAVALLGGMLAALLQLDLSLVYFLENLPRALPVANLLIGLSKGVMFGFVIAIVACHFGLQVKPNTDSLSANTTSAVVTAITTVILVDAIFAIFTRQIGVPQL, encoded by the coding sequence ATGCTGCCGCAGATGCCGGCCTTGCAGCTTGAGTTGGCTGCGCATTCGGAAACTTCCAGCCATTGGGATTTATCGGCGGTCACCCGGCTGGATAGCGCCGCTGCAGTACTATTGTGGCGTACTTGGGGATTGGCTTGGCCGGCGAGCTTGGCGGTCAGCGACTTGCACCGGCAATCACTTTCGAGAGTTGCGGAATTGCCTCGGGAATTACCTGAGCACGTAAGGCCAAGGGTAGTCTTTCCGGAGATGGTCGGGGCTTTGTTGCTGAAGGCAATGACCAATCTGAAAGGAATGGTTGTGTTGTTTGGGCAACTGCTCCTCGATACGGCTTATCTTTGTCGCCATCCGATGGACATTCCGTGGAAAGAGTTCACGGCTAACGTCTACAAGGCGGGGGCGCAGGCCTTGGCCGTCACAGCGCTGGTTGGCTTTCTGATCGGTGTGACCATCAGTTATCTTTCAGCGCTGCAACTGAAAAGTTTTGGCGCAGATTTGTTTATCGTCAATATTCTCGGCATCTCGATCGTTCGAGAATTGGGGCCGGTCCTAGTGGCTGTGCTGGTGGCCGGGCGTTCAGGTTCGGCGATGACGGCTCAGATTGGCGTGATGCGGGTGACCGAAGAAATCGACGCATTATCGACGATGGGAGTCTCGCGGAGCATTCGTGTCGTTTTACCCAAGATTTTCGGGTTGACCGTAGCAATGCCCTTGCTGGTGTTGTGGACGTCGGCGGTGGCCTTGCTGGGCGGCATGCTAGCTGCCTTGCTTCAACTTGATTTGTCGCTGGTTTATTTTCTCGAAAATTTGCCGCGAGCACTGCCGGTGGCGAATCTGCTCATTGGCTTGAGCAAGGGCGTGATGTTTGGCTTTGTCATCGCCATCGTCGCCTGTCATTTCGGATTACAGGTCAAGCCGAATACGGACAGCCTGTCGGCAAATACAACCAGCGCGGTAGTAACGGCAATTACCACGGTCATTCTGGTCGATGCGATATTTGCAATATTCACCCGCCAGATCGGCGTGCCGCAATTATGA
- the ppx gene encoding exopolyphosphatase, with protein MIYETVAAVDLGSNSFRLQVGRVVDDQIYTLDSMKEPVRLASGLMPDKRLDAAAQARALDALRRFGERLGGLDKGAVRVVATNTLRVAKNSTEFLPLAEEALGFPIEIIAGREEARLIYIGASHSMPPAAHKRLVIDIGGGSTEFIIGKRHEPQLMESLYMGCVSYTLRFFPDRRIDRKRLREAQVAAAKEIELIAHDYQRLGWKEAVGSSGSARAIADVLELNAMNPNGESGITRVGLEKLCALLIKAGSAEALDLPGVKGDRLPVFPGGVAIMSAIFEELNIERMSYADGALRLGVLYDLLGRFHQHDMRDSTVAQFRRRYQVEGDQVERVEATAISALTQLADGAPTEADLQFMSWACRLHEIGISVAHNAYHKHGAYILAHADMPGFSRKDQGRLAMLVLGHRGKLEKLGALPATDSAWDLIFCLRLAVLLHRTRDDRAIPDWRASRSGNGYLIELPAAWLAANPWTAAAFGEEAVVWKQLGREYIVHSKPARKIA; from the coding sequence ATGATTTACGAAACCGTCGCTGCCGTTGATTTGGGCTCCAATAGCTTCCGTTTGCAGGTCGGACGGGTTGTGGATGATCAGATTTATACACTGGACTCAATGAAAGAGCCGGTTCGCCTGGCTTCAGGTCTGATGCCGGACAAGCGTCTGGATGCTGCCGCCCAGGCGCGCGCCCTGGATGCGCTACGCCGTTTTGGCGAACGTCTTGGCGGTTTGGACAAGGGCGCGGTGCGGGTTGTAGCGACCAATACCTTGCGTGTGGCAAAAAACTCGACTGAATTTCTCCCCTTGGCGGAAGAGGCGCTGGGCTTCCCCATCGAGATCATTGCCGGTCGTGAGGAGGCTCGCCTGATCTACATCGGCGCTTCCCATTCAATGCCACCGGCGGCGCACAAGCGTTTGGTCATTGACATTGGCGGTGGCTCCACGGAATTCATCATCGGCAAGCGTCACGAGCCACAATTGATGGAGTCCTTGTACATGGGCTGCGTCAGTTACACGCTGCGTTTTTTTCCTGATCGCCGGATCGATCGCAAGCGTTTGCGCGAAGCGCAAGTGGCGGCAGCCAAGGAAATTGAGTTGATTGCCCATGATTACCAGCGCCTTGGCTGGAAGGAGGCGGTGGGCTCCTCCGGGTCGGCTAGAGCGATTGCCGATGTGCTGGAACTGAATGCCATGAATCCGAATGGCGAAAGCGGCATTACGCGAGTCGGGTTGGAAAAATTGTGTGCGCTGCTCATCAAGGCCGGCTCAGCTGAAGCGCTGGATCTACCCGGTGTCAAGGGGGATCGCCTGCCGGTATTTCCCGGCGGTGTGGCCATCATGTCGGCGATCTTCGAAGAGCTCAATATCGAACGAATGTCCTACGCTGATGGTGCGTTGCGCCTGGGCGTTCTGTATGATTTGCTCGGCCGCTTTCATCAACATGATATGCGGGATTCGACGGTTGCTCAATTCCGGCGCCGCTATCAGGTGGAGGGGGACCAGGTCGAGCGTGTCGAGGCGACTGCAATTTCGGCGCTGACGCAGTTGGCCGATGGTGCGCCGACCGAAGCCGACTTGCAGTTCATGTCCTGGGCCTGCCGTTTGCACGAAATCGGCATTTCCGTGGCCCACAACGCTTATCACAAGCACGGCGCCTATATTCTGGCGCACGCAGACATGCCGGGCTTCTCGAGGAAAGATCAGGGGCGCCTGGCCATGCTGGTCCTCGGCCATCGGGGCAAGCTCGAGAAACTGGGGGCGCTACCGGCAACTGATAGCGCGTGGGATCTGATTTTCTGTTTGCGATTGGCCGTGTTATTGCATCGCACGCGTGATGATCGGGCCATTCCGGACTGGCGGGCAAGCCGGAGCGGCAATGGCTATCTGATTGAATTACCCGCTGCCTGGCTGGCTGCTAATCCATGGACGGCTGCTGCCTTTGGCGAAGAGGCAGTGGTTTGGAAACAACTGGGTCGGGAGTACATCGTCCACTCCAAGCCGGCCAGGAAAATCGCGTGA
- a CDS encoding propionate--CoA ligase: MATYKEFHQYSIEKPNEFWTEQAQLVDWNEPFTQVCDYSRPPFAKWFVGGKTNLCHNAVDRHAAKRPNDNALIFISTETDEETVYSFAELQREIERMAAIYQSLGVKKGDRVLIYMPMVAQACFAILAATRIGAIHSVVFGGFASGSLATRIDDAKPVLIVSSDAGMRGGKAVPYKHLLDEAIDLAEHKPAKVLMIDRGLDKAYNKVAGRDVDYATERAKFMDAKVPCEWLESSEPSYILYTSGTTGKPKGVQRDTGGYAVALASSMKHIYCGGEGETFFSTSDIGWVVGHSYIIYGPLIAGMATVMYEGTPLRPDAGIWWQIVEKYKVTVMFSAPTAARVLKKQDPAFMHKYDLSSLKHIFMAGEPLDQPTHEWFMTELQKPVIDNYWQTETGWPMLAALPGVENTPIKYGSPSFPVYGYNLQIFREDGSICGANEKGIAAVIPPLPPGCLSTVWGQDDRFVSTYFTLFKDPLVYSSYDWAIKDDDGYYTILGRTDDVINVAGHRLGTREIEEAIQNHPAIAEVAVVGVEDKLKGQVPMAFAVVKDASKIATPELVKALEKEVFGTVDGILGAIGRPARVHFVTGLPKTRSGKMLRRSLQALAEGRDPGDLTTIDDPSTLEQIKNALAS, translated from the coding sequence ATGGCGACATACAAAGAGTTTCATCAGTACTCGATCGAAAAACCGAATGAGTTCTGGACTGAGCAGGCCCAGCTTGTTGATTGGAATGAACCGTTTACCCAGGTTTGCGACTATTCCCGTCCCCCATTTGCCAAATGGTTCGTTGGCGGCAAGACCAATCTCTGCCACAACGCGGTTGACCGTCATGCCGCAAAGCGTCCAAACGACAATGCACTGATCTTCATTTCGACTGAAACGGATGAAGAGACGGTTTACAGCTTTGCCGAACTGCAGCGTGAAATTGAGCGCATGGCAGCGATTTACCAGAGCCTTGGTGTCAAAAAAGGCGATCGTGTCCTGATTTATATGCCGATGGTCGCCCAAGCATGTTTTGCCATTCTGGCAGCAACCCGTATTGGTGCTATCCACTCGGTGGTGTTCGGTGGTTTTGCATCCGGATCGCTGGCAACGCGTATCGACGATGCCAAACCCGTGCTGATCGTTTCCTCGGACGCCGGCATGCGCGGTGGCAAGGCTGTTCCTTACAAGCATCTGCTTGACGAGGCCATTGATCTGGCTGAACACAAGCCTGCCAAGGTGCTGATGATTGATCGTGGGCTGGATAAGGCTTACAACAAGGTTGCCGGTCGTGATGTCGACTACGCTACCGAACGCGCCAAATTCATGGATGCCAAGGTGCCGTGCGAATGGTTGGAGTCATCAGAACCTTCCTACATTCTTTACACCTCGGGGACGACCGGCAAGCCGAAGGGCGTGCAGCGCGACACCGGCGGTTATGCCGTGGCACTGGCTTCCTCGATGAAGCACATCTACTGCGGCGGCGAAGGTGAAACCTTCTTCTCGACCTCGGACATCGGCTGGGTGGTCGGTCACTCCTACATCATCTATGGTCCGCTGATTGCCGGTATGGCCACCGTGATGTACGAAGGCACGCCGCTGCGTCCGGATGCTGGCATCTGGTGGCAGATTGTCGAGAAATACAAGGTGACGGTCATGTTCTCGGCGCCGACGGCAGCACGGGTGCTGAAGAAGCAGGATCCGGCTTTCATGCACAAGTACGACCTGTCTTCTTTGAAGCACATCTTTATGGCCGGTGAGCCGCTGGATCAGCCGACCCACGAGTGGTTCATGACCGAGTTGCAGAAGCCGGTCATCGACAACTACTGGCAGACTGAAACCGGTTGGCCGATGCTGGCCGCGTTGCCGGGTGTCGAAAACACGCCGATAAAGTACGGTTCGCCGTCGTTCCCGGTTTACGGCTACAACCTTCAGATCTTCCGTGAAGACGGTTCGATCTGCGGTGCCAACGAAAAGGGTATTGCCGCTGTCATTCCGCCGCTGCCGCCAGGCTGCCTGTCTACCGTCTGGGGTCAGGACGATCGCTTCGTTTCAACCTATTTCACGCTGTTCAAGGACCCGCTGGTTTACTCGTCCTATGACTGGGCGATCAAGGATGACGACGGTTATTACACGATCCTCGGCCGTACTGACGACGTGATCAACGTTGCTGGTCACCGTCTGGGTACCCGTGAAATCGAAGAGGCCATCCAGAATCACCCGGCGATTGCCGAAGTGGCTGTGGTTGGTGTCGAGGACAAACTCAAGGGCCAGGTGCCAATGGCGTTTGCAGTTGTCAAGGACGCCTCCAAAATTGCTACGCCAGAGTTGGTAAAGGCGCTGGAGAAGGAAGTGTTTGGCACGGTCGACGGCATTCTCGGTGCCATTGGCCGTCCGGCTCGTGTGCACTTCGTGACCGGCCTGCCGAAAACCCGTTCAGGCAAGATGCTGCGCCGCTCACTGCAGGCATTGGCTGAAGGCCGTGATCCCGGCGATCTGACGACCATCGACGATCCTTCCACGCTGGAGCAGATCAAGAACGCGCTGGCAAGCTAA
- a CDS encoding diguanylate cyclase: MTISPGAPRDEWWWKLPEADVADLPRILIVDDSRVVRVSLIQHLKGYYEVREECDGEAAWQSLVVDHSIRAVISDLQMPKLNGFELLERVRTSKLRRLQQLPFILVSGEESEEERAKARTLGVSDFVTKGAGSTEVLTRLNNLLVLSSAKENLEAGREQMVQDPVSGLFTRKYLELQAAQALSHAARHGLDVSVMVLGFDGFDGLRERLGANVADEVSNRFAKMLAGKMRQEDSLGHFSAGQFSIISPGTAPAFCATFAERVREAVEVARLSVQGETVALTVSIGLASVPTDRVSSAGALLDLAGERMRAAMLAGGNRTESGGILPATRPISIHHALELLEANRQAPVIPHLPSLAERLLPLMSLMNQELGLNLPVAEIEYLLCERKLNNN; this comes from the coding sequence GTGACTATATCGCCGGGCGCGCCAAGGGACGAGTGGTGGTGGAAATTGCCGGAGGCTGACGTGGCCGATTTGCCACGTATCCTGATCGTTGATGACTCCCGGGTTGTCCGGGTGTCGCTTATTCAGCATTTGAAGGGGTATTACGAAGTCCGCGAAGAATGTGATGGGGAGGCTGCGTGGCAGTCACTGGTGGTCGATCATTCGATCCGGGCAGTGATTTCCGATTTGCAGATGCCCAAGCTGAACGGCTTCGAGTTGCTTGAAAGAGTGCGTACGTCAAAGCTCCGGCGTTTGCAGCAGTTGCCGTTCATTCTGGTTTCCGGTGAAGAAAGCGAAGAGGAGCGAGCCAAGGCCAGGACGCTGGGGGTTTCCGATTTTGTGACGAAGGGTGCGGGAAGTACCGAGGTACTGACCCGTCTGAATAACTTGCTGGTCTTGAGCAGTGCCAAGGAGAACCTTGAGGCTGGTCGCGAGCAGATGGTTCAGGATCCGGTGAGCGGATTGTTTACAAGAAAATATCTGGAATTACAGGCAGCACAGGCGCTGTCGCATGCGGCCAGGCATGGCCTTGATGTCAGCGTGATGGTCCTTGGTTTTGACGGCTTTGACGGATTGCGCGAGCGTCTGGGGGCGAATGTGGCCGACGAAGTCAGCAATCGTTTCGCCAAGATGCTGGCGGGCAAGATGCGTCAGGAGGATAGCCTGGGCCATTTTAGTGCTGGACAGTTTTCGATCATTTCACCCGGAACGGCGCCGGCCTTTTGTGCCACCTTTGCCGAACGTGTGCGCGAAGCAGTCGAGGTGGCGCGGTTATCGGTTCAGGGAGAGACGGTTGCGCTGACGGTCAGCATTGGATTGGCCAGCGTGCCGACGGATCGCGTCAGTTCGGCCGGCGCTTTGCTCGATCTGGCAGGGGAACGGATGCGGGCAGCCATGCTTGCCGGGGGAAATCGAACAGAATCGGGCGGAATTTTGCCGGCTACACGGCCGATTTCAATCCATCATGCGCTGGAATTGTTGGAAGCCAATCGGCAGGCGCCGGTCATTCCACATCTGCCGTCGCTGGCCGAGCGCCTGTTGCCTTTGATGAGCTTGATGAATCAGGAATTGGGACTGAATTTGCCAGTGGCGGAGATTGAGTACCTTTTGTGCGAACGGAAATTAAATAATAACTAG
- a CDS encoding oxidoreductase: MDSFKVLLIEECDGKVSSGFAQLNESQLDSGDVTIRVAYSSINYKDALAATGAGKIIRRFPCVGGIDLSGMVIESSDARFKPGDPVIATSFDIGVVHHGGYAEVARVPGDWVVPLPDGLSLYDAMALGTAGFTAALGIVRMEENGLRSKKGPVIVTGATGGVGSLAVDMLSSIGYHVVALTGKESEADYLRRLGAAEVMLRQSLDLSKIRPLDRARWAGAVDNLGGDVLAWIASTMEQGGTIASIGLAASMSLNTTVAPFILRGVSLLGVDSGYIREPYRSGVWQRLASDLRPPHLAEMSRRIPFDDLPATFGDYIAGRAKGRVVVEIAGG; encoded by the coding sequence ATGGATTCTTTCAAGGTATTGCTCATTGAAGAATGCGATGGCAAGGTAAGCAGTGGTTTTGCCCAGCTGAATGAAAGTCAGCTGGATAGCGGCGATGTCACGATTCGGGTTGCATACTCAAGTATCAATTACAAGGATGCGCTGGCGGCGACAGGTGCGGGCAAGATCATTCGACGCTTTCCGTGCGTCGGTGGTATCGATCTTTCCGGTATGGTCATCGAGAGTAGCGATGCGCGCTTCAAGCCGGGTGATCCGGTCATTGCGACAAGTTTCGACATTGGCGTTGTGCATCATGGTGGCTACGCCGAAGTTGCCCGCGTGCCGGGAGATTGGGTGGTGCCGTTGCCCGACGGCTTGTCGCTTTACGATGCGATGGCCCTGGGAACAGCTGGGTTTACTGCTGCGCTGGGCATCGTGCGCATGGAAGAAAATGGACTCCGCTCAAAAAAGGGACCGGTGATCGTTACCGGCGCGACTGGCGGGGTTGGTAGCCTGGCTGTAGATATGCTGTCCAGCATCGGCTATCACGTGGTCGCGCTGACCGGAAAAGAGAGCGAGGCTGACTACCTGCGCCGCCTTGGGGCGGCAGAGGTGATGTTGCGGCAGAGTCTGGATTTGTCAAAAATCAGGCCGCTGGATCGGGCGCGCTGGGCCGGCGCGGTCGACAACTTGGGGGGCGATGTGCTGGCGTGGATCGCCAGCACCATGGAGCAGGGCGGTACGATCGCCAGTATCGGGCTGGCTGCAAGCATGTCGTTGAACACTACTGTGGCACCGTTTATCCTTCGTGGCGTTTCCTTGCTTGGGGTGGATTCTGGCTATATCCGGGAACCATACCGTAGTGGCGTCTGGCAGCGTTTGGCTAGCGACCTGCGGCCGCCGCATCTGGCTGAAATGTCCCGTCGTATTCCTTTTGATGACCTGCCGGCTACCTTTGGTGACTATATCGCCGGGCGCGCCAAGGGACGAGTGGTGGTGGAAATTGCCGGAGGCTGA
- a CDS encoding C40 family peptidase, producing MQKTLASLFLATSLLVGGVTASVAAEPVRKSEDQQSFFERYTNAAQDVILQGLKLVGVRYRFGGNDEINGLDCSGFVRLVFKNSIGASLPRTAREMSEVGEQVDASQLKPGDLVFFNTMRRTFSHVGIYLGDNHFLHAPRTGAEVRVENMDNSYWMARYNGARRILEGN from the coding sequence ATGCAAAAAACACTTGCCTCCCTTTTTCTTGCCACTTCGCTGCTCGTCGGTGGAGTCACAGCGTCCGTCGCAGCAGAACCAGTCCGCAAGTCAGAAGATCAACAGTCGTTTTTTGAACGTTACACCAACGCCGCGCAGGATGTCATCCTGCAAGGGCTGAAGCTGGTTGGTGTTCGCTATCGTTTCGGTGGCAATGACGAGATTAACGGCCTTGACTGCAGTGGTTTCGTGCGTCTGGTATTCAAGAACAGCATCGGCGCGAGCCTGCCACGCACCGCTCGGGAAATGAGCGAAGTCGGCGAGCAGGTCGACGCCAGCCAACTCAAACCGGGTGATCTGGTGTTTTTCAACACCATGCGCCGCACCTTTTCGCACGTAGGTATTTATCTGGGCGACAACCATTTCTTGCACGCCCCGCGTACCGGCGCTGAAGTTCGTGTCGAAAACATGGATAACAGTTACTGGATGGCGCGTTACAACGGCGCCCGACGAATACTCGAAGGCAACTAA
- a CDS encoding ankyrin repeat domain-containing protein: MTAKGITTSNLIEAIHAGRLSAVISALDEGADIETPDMHGCTGLPLRTACFEGNLPIIRELLNRGADVNASASDGPGAPLRLALRKGHQEVVALLMQHGAHMPDSLAAAVQASSAPIPDELEAPTLPESNPDSNIIDFTHDDSFLVSDGLDTPSQFGTETNLLSMDLLFLDENEAHHGSSQPKKNH, encoded by the coding sequence ATGACCGCCAAGGGAATTACCACAAGCAATTTGATCGAAGCGATCCATGCCGGACGGCTAAGCGCCGTCATCAGCGCACTGGACGAAGGTGCCGATATCGAGACGCCTGACATGCACGGTTGCACTGGCCTCCCTTTGCGCACAGCCTGCTTTGAAGGCAATCTACCCATCATCCGCGAGCTGTTGAATCGCGGTGCCGATGTGAATGCAAGTGCCAGCGATGGACCGGGGGCACCGCTGCGCCTGGCTTTGAGAAAAGGGCATCAGGAAGTGGTTGCCCTGCTGATGCAACACGGTGCCCATATGCCAGACAGCCTTGCAGCCGCTGTCCAGGCTTCTTCTGCGCCAATACCGGACGAGCTCGAAGCGCCAACGCTCCCGGAGAGCAACCCTGACAGCAATATCATCGACTTCACCCATGACGATAGCTTTCTGGTCAGCGATGGTTTGGATACGCCGAGCCAGTTTGGTACGGAAACCAACTTATTAAGTATGGATCTGCTTTTTCTTGACGAAAACGAGGCACACCATGGCTCGTCGCAACCCAAGAAAAATCACTGA
- a CDS encoding leucyl/phenylalanyl-tRNA--protein transferase, which yields MIPCLGPLDPFPPVEQTREEMGGLLALGGGLLPDRLLMAYRQGIFPWGTVDGLPLWYSPDPRMVLFPEEFRLTRSLRKAVRAGKFDVRFDSNFAGIMDACATTPRAGQDGTWITAEMKEAYVRLHELGWAHSVEAYEGETLVGGLYGLAIGRMFYGESMFSHRTDASKVAFAHLVAYLLDNEFGMIDCQMHTTHLASLGGREIPRDSFLARLSTLTVAGTPRSIWPTHPADPVW from the coding sequence ATGATTCCTTGTCTCGGACCACTCGATCCTTTCCCCCCGGTCGAGCAGACCCGGGAAGAAATGGGCGGCCTGCTGGCCTTGGGCGGCGGCTTGCTGCCAGACCGCCTGCTGATGGCGTACCGACAAGGCATTTTCCCCTGGGGTACCGTTGATGGCTTGCCGCTGTGGTATTCGCCCGATCCACGCATGGTGCTGTTTCCGGAAGAATTCCGGCTAACCCGTTCGCTGCGCAAAGCGGTGCGTGCCGGAAAATTCGACGTCCGCTTCGACAGCAACTTCGCAGGCATCATGGATGCCTGCGCGACCACACCCCGCGCTGGCCAGGACGGCACCTGGATCACTGCCGAGATGAAAGAAGCCTATGTTCGCCTGCATGAACTTGGCTGGGCCCATTCAGTCGAAGCTTACGAAGGCGAAACGCTGGTCGGCGGCTTGTACGGACTGGCCATCGGGCGCATGTTTTACGGCGAATCGATGTTCTCGCATCGGACCGATGCTTCCAAGGTCGCTTTCGCGCACTTGGTGGCGTATCTTCTGGACAACGAATTCGGCATGATTGACTGTCAAATGCACACCACGCATCTCGCCTCGCTCGGCGGCCGAGAAATCCCGCGGGATTCTTTTTTGGCGCGATTATCGACGTTGACCGTGGCGGGCACTCCGCGCAGCATCTGGCCCACTCACCCTGCTGATCCGGTCTGGTAG